A single region of the Nicotiana sylvestris chromosome 6, ASM39365v2, whole genome shotgun sequence genome encodes:
- the LOC138872151 gene encoding uncharacterized protein produces the protein MDQNVPVMAKKFWKIVRVAFFMLRKGLSKRKLMFDLSLLMKRGKIASKAAIQNLMFHHNNNNNNNTYGHQCPSSTSSSKEYYEFSCSNSPAFHLPFNLNKHSKHSHHHAPATDDDVLMVNAAVLKALEMIQSETASPALPGFGRTPTVRQLKVTDSPFPLRDGEGNSHVDEKADEFISRFYRDLRREASAFA, from the coding sequence ATGGATCAAAATGTACCAGTAATGGCAAAAAAGTTCTGGAAAATAGTTCGAGTAGCCTTTTTCATGCTGAGGAAAGGGTTATCAAAGAGGAAACTAATGTTTGATCTCAGCTTATTAATGAAGCGTGGCAAAATTGCTAGCAAAGCCGCCATTCAAAACCTCATGTTCcaccataataataataataataataatacctACGGCCACCAATGTCCTTCCTCCACCTCATCTTCCAAAGAGTACTACGAATTCAGCTGCAGTAACAGCCCTGCTTTCCACCTTCCCTTTAACCTCAACAAGCACAGTAAGCACAGTCATCACCATGCACCTGCAACTGACGACGACGTTTTAATGGTGAACGCTGCTGTGTTGAAGGCGTTGGAGATGATTCAGAGTGAAACGGCGTCACCTGCTTTGCCTGGATTTGGGAGAACTCCTACTGTGAGGCAATTAAAGGTAACTGATTCGCCGTTTCCTCTTAGAGATGGAGAGGGTAACAGTCACGTGGATGAGAAAGCTGATGAATTCATTTCAAGATTCTACAGAGATTTGAGACGAGAAGCTTCTGCTTTTGCTTAA
- the LOC138872152 gene encoding uncharacterized protein, which translates to MDQNVPVMAKKFWKIVRVAFFMLRKGLSKRKLMFDLSLLMKRGKIASKAAIQNLMFHHNNNNTYGHQCPSSTLSSKEYYEFSCSNSPAFHLPFNLNKRSKHSHHHAPATDDDVLMVNAAVLKALEMIQSGTASPALPGFGRTPTVRQLRVTDSPFPLRDGEGNSQVDE; encoded by the coding sequence ATGGATCAAAATGTACCAGTAATGGCAAAAAAGTTCTGGAAAATAGTTCGAGTAGCTTTTTTCATGCTGAGGAAAGGGTTATCAAAGAGGAAACTAATGTTTGATCTCAGCTTATTAATGAAGCGTGGCAAAATTGCTAGCAAAGCCGCCATTCAAAACCTCATGTTCcaccataataataataatacctACGGCCACCAATGTCCTTCCTCCACCTTATCTTCCAAAGAGTACTACGAATTCAGCTGCAGTAACAGCCCTGCTTTCCACCTTCCCTTTAACCTCAACAAGCGCAGTAAGCACAGTCATCACCATGCACCTGCAACTGACGACGACGTTTTAATGGTGAACGCGGCCGTGTTGAAGGCGTTGGAGATGATTCAGAGTGGAACGGCGTCGCCTGCTTTGCCTGGATTTGGGAGAACTCCTACGGTGAGGCAATTAAGGGTAACTGATTCGCCGTTTCCTCTTAGAGATGGAGAGGGTAACAGTCAGGTGGATGAGTAA